The following is a genomic window from Syntrophales bacterium.
CAAGGCAAAACGGAAGATTCCCGATAAATATCGCGTGTTCGTGGATCAGGAGAAGTGTCTCGGCGATTCCTGCGGATGCGACCGGCTCTGCACCAGGATTTTCGGCTGCCCCGGCCTGATGTGGGACAGCGGGGCGAGAAAGGCCGTGATAGATGAGGCGATCTGTGTCGGTTGCGGGCTCTGCGCTGATGTCTGCCCTGCGGGCGCGATAAAAAAAGAGGAGGTGAACTGAGCATGGCTGCCGGAACATTGTCAAAAGAACCATTTAACCTGATTGTGGCAGGGGTTGGCGGCCAGGGTAACGTGCTTTTGTCCGCGTTTATTGGCTTGGCGCTTGTCCGCGAAGGGTTTATGGTTAGTGTTGCCGATACCTTCGGCGTGAGTCAGCGGGGGGGATCGGTGACCAGTCATATCAAGATTTCCCAAGAGACCTCTTACAGTTCCGTCACACTCCGGGGGAAGGCCGATGTCATTCTCGGCATGGAGCCGGTCGAGACCCTCAGGGCTTTGGGAGAATTCGGGAACCCGGACGTGGTTGCGATCGTGAATCCCCGGCCGGTGCATCCCTCCGGCGGCATTCCCTATCCCGATCTGGATGAGGTTAAGCAGGCGATCCGCAAACTTTCCGCAAAGGCAATGTTTGTAAATGCCACCGAAGAGGCGTTGAAGATGGGCGATCCGATCTATACGAATATCATCCTGCTGGGCGCCCTGATGGGGGCGGAGGTGTTGCCTGTAGGGAGACAGGCCCTGCTGCCCATTTTGCAAGAGCGTTTTCCGCAGGGAATATTCGAAATGAATCTCAAGGCTTTCAACAAAGGAATAGAGCTTATCAAGGGCGCCTGAATCTGCCGGGAGCAGCAAACCCGTTTCCCGGTGGGCAGAACTTGGGATAATGGTATTGCTTGTTGACTTTTGGGAAGAGGGCAATAAAATGCAGCGGCTTTTCGTTTTGGAAAGATCCACGGTAACCACCTGCAAAAATTGATAACGAGGAGGGTAAGCGATGAAGAAAGAAAAGAAGATGGCTGAAGGGAGACGTTCGTTTTTAAAGAAAGCGGGAGCGGGCATGGTGGCTGGCGCCGGCATTGCCGCCGGAATGGGGGTTGCGGCCCCCTTTGTTCATGCCCAGTCAGCCATTCGCTGGCGTCTGGCGATGAGTTTTCCAAGATCGCTTGACACCATCTACAATCCGGTCGAGGAGTTTGCCAAGATTATCGGCGAGATGTCCGGCGGCAAGTTTACCATATCTGTGCACCCCGCCGGAGAACTTCTCCCCGCCTTTGGCGTTGTTGACGGCGTGCAGAACGGAACGGTGGAGTGCTGCTTCACAGCCGCTTACTATTTCTTCGGCAAGGATGAGGTATTCGCGATCGGCAGCGCCATCCCCTTTGGTCTGAATTCAAGGCAGATGACCGCCTGGATGTTCGAGGGCAACGGCCTGAAGCTCATGCGCGAATTCTATCATAATTATAATATCATCAACTTCCCGATGGGCAATACCGGGGCGCAGATGGGCGGGTGGTATCGTAAGGAGTTGAAATCGTTAAGTGATGTTAAGGGCTTGAAGATGAGAACCGCCGGCATTGCCGGAACGGTCATGCAGCGGCTCGGGATGGTGACGGTGAGCCTGCCCGCCGGCGAGATTTACACCTCGCTGGAGAAGGGCGCCATCGACGCCGTCGAGTGGATCGGCCCCTATGACGACCTGAAGCTTGGTCTGTACAAGGTTGCGCCTCATTACTACTATCCCGGCTGGTGGGAGGGGAGCACGCAGGCTGACCTGTACATCAATATAAAGGCATTCGAGGCGCTTCCGGCGGAGTATAAGGCGATGATCGAGGCCGCCTCGGCGCGTTCGCAAATCAAATTCCAGGCCGGTTACGATGTCAAGAATCCGACAGCCCTGAAGCAGTTGGTGGCAGGCGGCGCCAAGCTGCACCGTTTCCCCAAGGACATCATGGATGCCGCGTTCAAGGAGTCGATGGCGCTCTATGGAGAGCTCTCCGCGAAGAACCCTCGCTGGAAGAAGATTTACGAAGACTACAGCAAGTTCCGGGCGGACGAGAATATGTGGTTCAGGTTTGCCGAAGCCGGGTTCGACAATTTTATGCATGCGCAGAAGCTTTAGGAAAATCTGCTGTTTTCTCTGGAACAATAAAAACCCGTCCTTCCGCAAGCGAGCTTTGGGAAGGGCGGGTTTTTCGATATCGCCGAAGGGCTATGCAGGTTCTGATAGAGGCCTTGTCGCGGAGGGCATTATTTTTTGCCCTTGTCCTTTTCCAGCGCGCGCATGACCGCTGCCATAGGATCCTCCTCTTCCTTCTGTCCGCCGGCGCCGCTCTCCGGCGCCAGGGATGTTTCCTGGCCGTCCGCCTGTTCCGGCGAGGGGGCCTCCAGCGTTGCGGCGCTTTGCTCTTCCCCGTATTCCCCCTGCTCGGCTTCGAGCTTTATGCTGTCGAGATTCACCGCCTTATTCTTGTCGAGCCCGCCGGTTACGAGCTGCGGAAAGGATAACACCACGATCACCATAATCACCTGCAGGGCGATGAATAAAACGGAGCCCTTGTAAATCTGGGGCGTTGTCATGGCCTTAACCGTCTTGCCCGTTATCCGGTCGATATAATCGTTGCGCGGGGCAACGCTGCGGAGGTAGAAAAGGGCAAAGCCGAACGGGGGCGACAGGAAGGAGGTTTGCAGGTTCATCCCGATCAGGACGCCGAACCATACCAGGTTGATGTCCAGTTTGGTGGCCACCCCGACCAGAAGCGGGATGACGATGAACGCGATCTCGAAAAAATCGATGAAACAGCCCAGTATAAAGACCAGGATGTTCACTGCGATCAGAAAACTCAGCCTTCCGCCCGGAAGTTGGGCAAAGATATGTTCAACCCAGAGGTGGCCGTCCGCCGCATTGAAGGTAAAGCTGAACACCGTCGCCCCGATCAGGATAAACATGACAAAGCAGGAAAGAATAGTTGTGTTTTCAAGGGCCTGCTTGAAAAGTGCAAAATTAAGCTTTCGCCGGGAGAAGGCCATGATCATGGCGCCGGAAGCTCCCATAGCCCCCCCTTCAGTCGGGGTGGCGACGCCGATGAAAATGGTGCCGAGGACCAGAAAGATCAGCACCAGCGGAGGGAGCAGCGCAAAAACGACGCGCTCAGAAAGTTTGGACAGCAGATGGAGGCGGAGGAGTTTATTGGCTATTGCCATCACAAATGCCACTAACGAGGCCACAGTCACGGAAAGGGTGATGATTTCGTCGGAAGGCGCCTTGTCTGTGCGGCCGATAAGCGGATTGATTATGGAATCGTGAAAGTAGCTCCAGACAAACGCCGCGGCAATCGCGATGCCGAGGACAACCAGCAGGGATATGTAACCGCTGGCGCCGTTTTCTTCCCTATAGATGCGCGCCTCTTTCGGCAGAGCTGGCACCCACCTTGGCCGGACGATGGCAAGGATAATGATAAAAAGCATGAACAGTGCCACCAGAAGCAAGCCCGGAACCATCGCGCCGGCGTACATATCGCCGACGGAACATCCCAGTTGATCGGCCATGACGATCAAGACCAGGGAGGGTGGAATGATCTGCGCCAGTGTGCCAGAGGCGGTGATGACCCCGGCGGTGACGCTGTTGTTGTAGCCATAGCGGAGCATAATCGGCAGCGAGATCAGCCCCATCGAGATGACAGCCGCCGCCATCACGCCGGTGGTCGCAGCCAGTAGGGCGCCGACAAAGATCGTCGCTATGGCGAGGCCGCCCCGCAGAGGGCCGAACAACTGGCCGACCGTTTCCAGCAGGTCCTCGGCCATGCCGCTTCTCTCGAGGATGAGACCCATAAAGGTAAAAAAGGGAATCGCCAGCATGGTTTCATTCTGGACGATCCCGAAGATTCTGAGCGGCAGCGCCTGGAACAGGGAATTATGGAACATCCCTGCCTGTATCCCGATGAACCCGAAGGTAAGGCCGGTGGCCGCAAGGCTGAAGGCGACCGGGAACCCGGTTAACAAAAAGCAGAAAAGGCCGACGAAAAGCAGAGGGACGAAGTTATTGGCGATGAATTCCATCTCAGCATACCTCCGATCGACTGGGATCAGAGTGTGTTTCAGCGCAATCCTCGTTCTCGATCTTATGGGAGAGCGGATCAGGAATCATCCCTTTCAAAAAAGCGATCCGCTTTACCAGTTCCGAAAAGCTCTGCAACAGCAGCAGTGAAATGCCGATCGGCAACAGCAGATAAACCGGCCAGCGGATAAGTCCGCCGGCGCTTTGCGACATTTCTCCGCTTTGCAGGGCATTGACAAACAGCGGCCAGGAAAGGCCAATCAAAAGTAAGCACAGAGGCGCCAGAAAAAGGATGATGCCCAGGATGTCAATTACTGAGCGCGCTCGGGGGGAGAGATGAGAGGAAACAAAATCGATCCGGACGTGGGCATTTTTGAGGAAGGCGTAGCCGGCGCCCAGCAGGAAGACGGCTCCGTAAAGGTACCACTGCATTTCGGTAAACGCGTTGGAGCCAATTCTGAAAAGTTTGCGCGCCAGAGCATTGCCGGTGCTTAAAAGCACCGAGGCCAGAATAAACCAGATAATAACCTGACCGATTCGTCTGCTCAAGCCATCGATCAGCCCGGATATTTTGAGAAGCACCGTCATATTTTCACCTCGTGGGCCGCTTTATAAGGAACGCTAATCCCTTACTGCACATCCGAGTATGCCATTACTATCCCCGGCTATTGCGCATTTAGACTGCCTTCGGGCTAACTTAAGTTAACTCTCAGCAGAACCGCTTCCCGCCAGACGGTATAATATGGATAAAATTTTATTTATTGGAATATTATCCGCTGGAGTTACTGCGGCTCTATAG
Proteins encoded in this region:
- a CDS encoding TRAP transporter large permease subunit, giving the protein MEFIANNFVPLLFVGLFCFLLTGFPVAFSLAATGLTFGFIGIQAGMFHNSLFQALPLRIFGIVQNETMLAIPFFTFMGLILERSGMAEDLLETVGQLFGPLRGGLAIATIFVGALLAATTGVMAAAVISMGLISLPIMLRYGYNNSVTAGVITASGTLAQIIPPSLVLIVMADQLGCSVGDMYAGAMVPGLLLVALFMLFIIILAIVRPRWVPALPKEARIYREENGASGYISLLVVLGIAIAAAFVWSYFHDSIINPLIGRTDKAPSDEIITLSVTVASLVAFVMAIANKLLRLHLLSKLSERVVFALLPPLVLIFLVLGTIFIGVATPTEGGAMGASGAMIMAFSRRKLNFALFKQALENTTILSCFVMFILIGATVFSFTFNAADGHLWVEHIFAQLPGGRLSFLIAVNILVFILGCFIDFFEIAFIVIPLLVGVATKLDINLVWFGVLIGMNLQTSFLSPPFGFALFYLRSVAPRNDYIDRITGKTVKAMTTPQIYKGSVLFIALQVIMVIVVLSFPQLVTGGLDKNKAVNLDSIKLEAEQGEYGEEQSAATLEAPSPEQADGQETSLAPESGAGGQKEEEDPMAAVMRALEKDKGKK
- the dctP gene encoding TRAP transporter substrate-binding protein DctP gives rise to the protein MKKEKKMAEGRRSFLKKAGAGMVAGAGIAAGMGVAAPFVHAQSAIRWRLAMSFPRSLDTIYNPVEEFAKIIGEMSGGKFTISVHPAGELLPAFGVVDGVQNGTVECCFTAAYYFFGKDEVFAIGSAIPFGLNSRQMTAWMFEGNGLKLMREFYHNYNIINFPMGNTGAQMGGWYRKELKSLSDVKGLKMRTAGIAGTVMQRLGMVTVSLPAGEIYTSLEKGAIDAVEWIGPYDDLKLGLYKVAPHYYYPGWWEGSTQADLYINIKAFEALPAEYKAMIEAASARSQIKFQAGYDVKNPTALKQLVAGGAKLHRFPKDIMDAAFKESMALYGELSAKNPRWKKIYEDYSKFRADENMWFRFAEAGFDNFMHAQKL
- a CDS encoding TRAP transporter small permease subunit, with amino-acid sequence MTVLLKISGLIDGLSRRIGQVIIWFILASVLLSTGNALARKLFRIGSNAFTEMQWYLYGAVFLLGAGYAFLKNAHVRIDFVSSHLSPRARSVIDILGIILFLAPLCLLLIGLSWPLFVNALQSGEMSQSAGGLIRWPVYLLLPIGISLLLLQSFSELVKRIAFLKGMIPDPLSHKIENEDCAETHSDPSRSEVC
- a CDS encoding indolepyruvate oxidoreductase subunit beta, translated to MAAGTLSKEPFNLIVAGVGGQGNVLLSAFIGLALVREGFMVSVADTFGVSQRGGSVTSHIKISQETSYSSVTLRGKADVILGMEPVETLRALGEFGNPDVVAIVNPRPVHPSGGIPYPDLDEVKQAIRKLSAKAMFVNATEEALKMGDPIYTNIILLGALMGAEVLPVGRQALLPILQERFPQGIFEMNLKAFNKGIELIKGA